The following DNA comes from Alnus glutinosa chromosome 6, dhAlnGlut1.1, whole genome shotgun sequence.
TACCAACATAGTAATGGATGCTATATGATATAGATAAGACgatttaaaaattcaagaaaaactAGGATACAATACGATTAGGGCATgtatatcaattttttatttagaagaACAAGCACCAAAAGGATAAAGAACATATCTACGACTAATATTCAAGCaataatagattttaaaaaaaaaaaaaaaattgaatctaaaataagtataattcatgtttagcatttatatatatcctcaaattcatgaaatttttttttttttgataagtaagaaaactttattaaaaaagcgaaaagcgcccctaagtatagaggaagtatacacaggaacaacccagctaacccacaaaagaaaacccacaaggacctaCGCACAGACCATACCCAATGCCcccaaaaactcaaaattcaGAAGATACTCCCATAAagcccaaactacaaaaaaacccACCCAAATTCATGAATATTCCTAAAATGACATTaattaaatcactatttgatctttcaaattttaaaaaacaaagtaTTCAGATCCTTTATTCCTACATTTGATCCCAacacatttaaaaataacatctagagccccttttttttttattaagaaaagtTATTTTGACCCCAACCGTGTTTAGCCGTATTGTCAAAAGTATCATGTTGTGCTCCAAAGCATCCGACTtaaaatttaatcttttttcttttaaaaattaaaaaataaaaaataaaaaaaattcatggacaCGTATCTGGCATGTACTACGTCTGAGTCATATCCGTGTATGAGCAATGTCAAACAGAGATACTTCTGACTTCTAAATATCCATGCTTCCTAGTTGATTGTTAAGCAATTCTTTTCATTCTAACACTAACTTATTTATACATAAGAAATATAAACCACCAATCAAATTTAGAGTGGAGATGTTAATGAACTTTGGCACGTTGTGGACAAAATAAATTACCAATAACataattatcattaattttcaaaggtgaaaagaaaaaatatcaataaatgCACTTACATCCCAGCATTCTTAGCTGCATGAACTCCGGATGGCGCATCTTCAAACACAAGAATTTTATGTGAATCTACAGGGCCACCCTGCAGAACCACAAATTTGTCATGAGACATTATATTGGCATTCAtgggtataattttaaaaaaaataaaaataaaaaataataataataataacgagTAAGCAAAGAAcataccaaaaaataatttccagtAGAGAATACTGTCAACAATCAAAGTCAGAAATGAACATTTGTCAGATGGTTATACCTCAAATCTCTTGGCAGCAGCAAGGAATATATCTGGTGATGGCTTGCCCTGTTTAACTTCTGGATCATCACCAAGAACAACATGATGCATCAATGAAAAAAGTTCACCATGTTGTTgtgttttcaattcaaaatgCCGCCTGTGAGAACTGTAAGGTACATTCTCAAATGAGTAATGCTTGTGAAATTCCATAAATTTTGcatcaaaactaaaataaattggAAATGTGCTGCAACAAGAACTAgtcccaaaaacaaaaaaaaaaaattcaatttaaaacacattaaatgtgAGAAAGGTGAATAAACTGTACCCTGTTGCCAAGCAAATTGGGATTCCCTTTGCATGAAGATGTCTGACCAAGCGGCTAGCCCCTACACATATATATGAAACCTTTCAGCACACATTTGGGTAGTCTGCATAAGTTTGAAGATTGTTTCTAAAGCTACTGTCAATGTCACCAACAACAATTTAACCATTATGCCACACCCCAGATACTTTTCATTTGTTAATGTGTTATTAACAGCTCCAGAACTCCAAATCTCGCAGTGTCTCGTCAAATCACTTCATCTTGTCTTTCATTTTATTGAAGATTAGAATCACCATAGAAGATGGAATGATAACTTTTACCCTGAAAACAATATGATAATTAACCATGTTGGAAAATCATCAGAAATGTCAACTACAGAACCTTTGATCCTTAAATTTATCAATGCCCCAAAGAAAATCAACACAAGCAAGGAAATAGTACAATATTGTTCACGAACTACTCACGTAGAGAGCAATTCCATCTACGAAGTCCTTGACTCTTTAGAACCTCAACACCAGACACTCATCGCATTAGTTAACATATACTTCCTAAAACATTTCTCATCTCTTGATGACACTCCAAAACTCGTGATTTTGACCAAAAGAGAGTGAGGGAAGAAACTATACAGAAACAATCAATGAGCGCTCCCATCACTTCCACCATCCCATTACCAAAGATCTAAGCATCTGTTTTGGTTTAGTtcagggacaaaaaaaaaaaaaaaaaaaaaaaaaaaaaaaaaaagcaattttgGGCTTAGACTCATATCACTAACATTGTTTGGTTTACCactagagagaaaaagaattgaaacttcaaaattcgttttcttttccattgttGGGGTAGTATATgaagaagggaaaagaaagagagaataaaataaTCCCAAATTTTCCTCTGACGTCCACCAAAATGTTTTCTTCAATATAGTTGAGATTTGGAGAGAGAATTGGTTGTAAGAACAAAAGTTACCAAAACTATTCTTtcatctctttattttccgccCATTTTCTACACAAAAATGGTAGTTGTCTGTGGACAAGTCTTACGAGGGAATTAGACAAGGCTTTTATTTCTGTTATCATAATCTATATAGCAAGAAATTAACATCACCAACTATTTGTATGAGTAAGATAATGTAGTGCTGTTTATAAACCTGTGGTTTTTGTTTCCTAGATCAAATTTACAGGGAAAACAGTGACATTTTATCACGGTGCACTTATTAAGCTCTCTTGCAATATCCATAAAACTAAAATAGAGAACATCCTAAGCTGTAGATTAACTTAACCACCTCCTCCTGAAGTATCATaggtaaatatttttttctctaattcttTGAAGCATGTTATGTTCTAAAAAGTAATACCTGGCATGAGCTCGCTATTTGGAAACAAAGTCTTCAGCATGGCCTCTCTTTCTACAAGAAAGTCCTCAGCAGTAAGAGAATCACTGATTCCGGTCTCTTCAACAAAGACCCGGGCAGCTTCTATTGCTTTCTTTCCCATCATTTTTGCCTTCAGGGACCAATCAAAAGTTTTATTGTATCTAGCAAGTATAATTTCCTGGACTTCAGTATAGTACTTCTCCGTGTctgcaacaatattttcatcaaaatcttaGTTTCTTTCCGGAACATTGGCTTAAACTACGAGTCCCCaacctatcaattttatttcaatcttgcaaaacaacaagaacaacAGTAGCAGCAGCAGAAGCAGAAGCGGGTAAATTAATTGTACataaatgttaaaattataATACAAAGCTGGCTTTCAAATGATAGAGAGCTTAAACAGAAGGGTAATTCTAGTTTAGCTTAAAACAATAGCCGCTTGAACCAAGCAGTATCAGCAATACAATTCTGGCTCAAATTCAAGAGATCTGAACACGGAACTCAACAACAAATCAATAAGGGATTGAATGAAAGAGGAAAGAGAGCAATGCAGTGGGTAAAAGCGTTTGAAAAAATTACCGAGAAGCAGACCGTCCATGTCGAAGATGACGTGAGTGATGAGTCCTTTGCCTGAAACGCTTCCCGAGGAATTGGCCattgagaaagagaaatggtTGCGTGAGCTTTCGTTTTCCGGTGAGAAATCAGCTGGAATTGGAGGACTGCGATGCAATGGAGTAAAAACCCTTACTAAAATaatcagaaagaaaaaaaaataaataaataaataaaataaggaggAAATGAAAATGACATTGCTATTATTTCCTTATTATTTCATGTCActtttaaagggaaaaataaaaataaataaaaaataaaaattcattagaCTTCATATGAAATATATCTCATCCTATCCCCCTATTCTAACTTCAACTAAAATTTAGCCTAAATTTTCAGTGTATTATttattagagcactagtagcagttaccctatattggttcccttccctatatttagggaaaatttcatgaaacacatcaaaaacctcccacagcagatgccctatatttagatgaaggggttgggaatgaatagtgattcacaatgtatacatgtctactattcattccctatgtattattttaatataaaagaagaataattaattgatatagtgaagagagaaaaagtaggaaagaaagaaaaagaataaaataagagtaaaaaaataatatttaattgatatagggaaaagtaagggaatctattgtggggtacttttttatagggaagcaaaaagtagttttgttccttaaatatagggaaaatggttgagaatctgctgctagtgctcttaccAAATTGTCATCTGTTACCTATACCTGCTTTACCAACTTTaggttcctttttattttttccacaaTCCAGGGGTGGGTTAGGGATTTGGGGAATTCTCAGATAtgcaatttaaataatttttacttaattattccaatatatataaataatgcttgtttcgacgtaaaacgTTTTTTAACGCATGCTCCATTtatttcgtcgtaaaatatttttaagaaaatcatttttcagaaaaaaatgatttttctgaaaatatttttcggcgtttagttcatacaaaaaaatcattaacaGCGTAAAATAGAATCTGGCAATGTTCGGCCGCCGTCACAGGAATCTGATTAGTAAGGCCGGAATCCAGCTAGTTTGGCCAAATTATGTCATGTTCCAGCCGTACTGGTCAAATTTTGACCAATCTGAATATATATAGCGTTATAAGGTTCCAAGGGACAACATCCAAACATTACCCACCGTCCAACAGCCCAAGACTTGCTTGAGAATATGATTCACAAAGCCATCCTGCTATACTATTATGGGGCATTTGGTTGAGGataatcttttagaattttATTGGAATCTTACAAATTTACCTTGCTTGGTTGAATTTAAGTAAAGGGAATCGAGATGCCTGTAGATATGAAAATTTACCCCAACCTCCTTTTGCTGGAAATGCAGATTCCCTAGTAGATAGATGAGAGAATCCATGCAGGAATAGGCATCAAGAAGAGGGTCATAATCAATCAAGAACTCACATGAGATTTACAAACACAATCACAACTTTAAGTAACGTGCAGTAAGTGATAAGTAATGGTACTAAGGAAGTGAGACTGACTAAAATATTTCCATGCAAACCTTGAGTAGGTTAAGCGAGGGCTAAAACCTCTTAACTATAATCCAAAATAGTGCTCTCTAGGAGTCATTCACACCATTGTTGGGGAATTGGTCATTTTATTGTTTAACCGGGAAAGATTGTCATGTAACACCATTAAAATTAATTAGCTGGTAATTAACTCAAAGTATCATCGTAATCtccctaattttatttaataagtaCATTATCGGAGATCTTTCTTGCATAAATCCTAGTATTGGCTTTTCTATAAAATAGATTGTTTTACAGGTGGAAAGAATGAAATGGTAAATCCATGACTTAATGAGTAGATCATGTGTAAAACATAATTATGCGATGAACCCAATAATTTTGAGACATAAAAGTGGAATCACATATGCAACAGTGTTTCTAAATATGGTAAGGCAGAAAATCATGTTCATACACAagaatacaatatatatatatattacataggTCATGACTTGCCCCACTATTGTCTATCTATACCTATAACCCTTTTAAATCCTACGAAATAATATTCATCCAATTAAAATACCACAATATTATATTGAAGTACTCCTTTTAAAAGATTatcgaaaaaaaatacaaaatcagtctCTATAATTTTGTTGATTAGCAATAAGCTCCATGTCGTTTTAAAATGTTCTGAAAGCTCCTTGAggtatgcaaaaataataaattagtctCTATTATCAAATTCCGTCTAAAAGCTTGACAGATTCTATCAATATGCCACGTTAGATTCAATGAAATTCTGATACGTGTCAcccataataaaaatatataaaaattataaattaaaaactaaaagctACTATTACCAAAAAAAGGAGGGGGCCGAAAGTGGGGGTGACTCGCCCCCCGAGCCACCTCTTCCGTCTTCCTTTGCAGTCCCACAGTCCAACATTGCCAATAGCTGCTTCAAGAAGAGTATACCTATGTACCCATACCACAGCAGTGTGGCCATACCTTAAATCTATACTTTTCTCCTCGTCCTTACCATGTcgatcattttttattattattattattattttatggtcGGGAACCTTTCAAAGTATAACTACTTCGTATACCTACTTCTGTTAAGTAAATCTAAGACCCCTACGGTCACACCTCAACATAAACTAGTTGAGTCGCGGGCTTCATCGGGGAAGGGGGGGCTGAAAATTCTGATCATGGTGTGGTGCTTTTTACGCTCTTTAATTATCATAGTATATTGATATCAATAGTCAAACTATATATAAGCACTGGAAGATGGAGATGAGTTGAACTTCAATTCAAATCGTATCCCACTTTTACAACATCCTTAAAAGAAAAGGCAGTCTTGTCGATAAACAAcataataatgaagaaaaaGGCTGTCTTTTATATAAACAACATAATAATTAATGGTTTTATTCTTGAGCATTTTTTAGCTCCATGTTGGGAGCAATTCATTATAGCCACAGTTTGTATTACTGCCTGAAGAATCACTCgc
Coding sequences within:
- the LOC133871062 gene encoding (DL)-glycerol-3-phosphatase 2, which produces MANSSGSVSGKGLITHVIFDMDGLLLDTEKYYTEVQEIILARYNKTFDWSLKAKMMGKKAIEAARVFVEETGISDSLTAEDFLVEREAMLKTLFPNSELMPGASRLVRHLHAKGIPICLATGSHRRHFELKTQQHGELFSLMHHVVLGDDPEVKQGKPSPDIFLAAAKRFEGGPVDSHKILVFEDAPSGVHAAKNAGMSVVMVPDPKLDSSYHDAADQVLSSLLDFNPSDWGLPPFELTSS